The following proteins are co-located in the Sphingorhabdus lutea genome:
- the fsa gene encoding fructose-6-phosphate aldolase, giving the protein MKFFVDTADTNDIAELASTGLLDGVTTNPSLIAKSGRDFMEVTKEICGLTDGPVSAEVVALDHATMMKEAEILRKIADNVCIKVPLTIDGLKTCKALTSEGTMVNVTLCFSANQALLAAKAGATFISPFVGRHDDNGFDGMQLIDDIRLIYDNYAFETEILVASVRHPIHLLESAKIGADVATMPPAVIKSLFKHILTDKGIEGFLADWAKTGQSIG; this is encoded by the coding sequence ATGAAATTTTTTGTTGATACTGCAGACACAAATGACATTGCCGAATTGGCATCCACTGGATTGTTGGACGGTGTAACAACAAACCCTTCTTTAATTGCGAAATCTGGCCGTGATTTTATGGAAGTGACCAAGGAAATTTGCGGGTTAACCGATGGTCCTGTGTCGGCGGAGGTGGTCGCCCTTGACCATGCAACAATGATGAAAGAAGCCGAAATTCTTCGCAAAATTGCCGATAATGTATGCATTAAAGTGCCGCTTACCATTGATGGGCTTAAAACATGTAAAGCGCTGACCAGCGAAGGCACAATGGTCAATGTGACGCTTTGCTTTTCCGCCAATCAGGCATTATTGGCGGCAAAGGCAGGTGCGACTTTCATCTCTCCTTTTGTGGGGCGTCATGATGATAATGGTTTTGATGGCATGCAGTTAATTGACGATATCCGTTTAATTTATGATAATTATGCCTTTGAAACCGAAATTTTGGTGGCATCGGTGCGCCATCCTATTCATCTGCTTGAATCAGCAAAAATTGGCGCGGATGTTGCCACCATGCCGCCAGCAGTGATTAAATCCTTGTTCAAACATATTTTAACCGACAAGGGTATTGAAGGATTTTTGGCCGATTGGGCAAAAACTGGTCAAAGCATCGGTT
- a CDS encoding DUF4197 domain-containing protein, which yields MAGIIDLTKQNGASHIVNRRALLTSALGGAMLLTLPSCAGIGGFSLSEAIRRLLTLSAQNSFAILLQPGGFYDNEVSRISLPTKWGGSGVGAIVATILKSQSVRTRVERSLNDMAERGAARAAPIISDAINNMTIADAAALVRGGGDVATQMLRGQMGNSVIDVMLPEVTQAVEILQDDAIKNLLKNISGFDVAALARDISVKADASIWSAIGAQERAIRANPEKTNDALLIAIFGLQGK from the coding sequence ATGGCAGGAATTATTGATTTAACCAAGCAAAATGGCGCATCGCATATTGTCAACCGCCGGGCTTTATTAACCTCTGCACTGGGCGGGGCAATGCTGTTAACCCTGCCATCCTGCGCGGGAATTGGTGGTTTTAGCCTTAGCGAAGCGATAAGAAGGCTGCTGACCTTATCGGCCCAAAATAGCTTTGCCATATTGTTACAACCAGGTGGTTTTTACGATAATGAAGTAAGCCGGATTAGCTTGCCCACCAAATGGGGCGGTTCAGGCGTGGGGGCGATTGTCGCGACCATTTTGAAAAGCCAAAGCGTGCGGACACGGGTGGAGCGATCGTTAAATGACATGGCAGAGCGCGGCGCAGCCCGCGCCGCCCCGATTATCAGTGATGCCATTAACAATATGACAATTGCCGATGCGGCGGCGTTGGTGCGCGGGGGCGGCGATGTGGCGACACAAATGCTGCGCGGGCAAATGGGAAATAGCGTTATTGATGTCATGCTGCCCGAGGTGACTCAGGCAGTGGAGATATTACAGGATGATGCGATTAAAAATTTGCTGAAAAATATTAGCGGTTTTGACGTTGCGGCTTTGGCGCGTGACATATCGGTAAAGGCGGATGCATCGATTTGGAGCGCGATTGGGGCGCAGGAACGAGCGATTCGGGCCAATCCAGAAAAAACCAATGACGCATTATTAATTGCTATTTTTGGTCTGCAGGGAAAATAG
- a CDS encoding primosomal protein N' has product MNRITVITRNAALGPLDYRIDDEQQIAMGSLVRVPLGPRQIDGIVWDREMVEVNPVPDHKLRKIIAIADVPPISAPLRRLADWVSDYYVAPLPSILRMVMPSSYALDNARTITEYRANGVLPDRMTPKRAAALDAIADAEGTISELGRIGGVSEAVIRGLIKSGCFDAEQVSIDRPFDLPNPQFAQPKLNEYQAEAAYKMVEQVKAQKFACQMLDGVTGSGKTETYFEAVAEAFLQGKQVLILLPEIALTEPFLDRFEARFGVRPASWHSGMKSTQRRRTWHAIANGSAMALVGARSALFMPFTNLGLIIVDEAHEASFKQEDGVRYQARDTAIMRAMKENVPIILASATHAIETRYMAQLGKYETLTLPSRFGPAKMPSIKSVDLTSEPPERGRWIAPTLLKEIEQRLDMGEQSLLFLNRRGYAPLTLCRTCGTRIECPNCSSWMVEHRFTHRLACHHCGHAMPIPKNCPECDEQDSLVACGPGVERIADEVRDLFPDARTIVATSDTLYSQDRAAEFVRRVEAHEVDIIIGTQLVTKGYHFPDLTLVGIIDADLGLAGGDLRAAERTFQQISQAAGRAGRGAKHGEVYLQSHNPSNPVLQAIVAGDREGFYEQETLSRKSAGAPPFGRLAAIIISSEDEAEAISISRAIGAAAPKIDDLHIYGPAPAPLSMLRGRYRQRLLVQANRQIELQNILRSWIYALEWPRSVRVNIDIDPYNFM; this is encoded by the coding sequence ATGAATCGCATCACCGTCATCACCCGCAATGCAGCGCTTGGTCCATTGGATTACCGTATAGATGATGAACAACAGATTGCTATGGGTTCTTTGGTCCGCGTGCCCCTTGGCCCACGTCAAATTGATGGCATTGTCTGGGACAGGGAAATGGTGGAGGTTAACCCCGTTCCCGATCATAAATTACGCAAAATTATTGCCATTGCCGATGTGCCCCCCATTTCTGCGCCGCTGCGCCGATTGGCCGATTGGGTTTCGGATTATTATGTCGCGCCCCTGCCCTCTATATTGCGCATGGTGATGCCATCATCCTATGCTTTGGACAATGCGCGCACCATTACCGAATATCGCGCAAATGGCGTATTGCCGGATCGGATGACACCCAAAAGAGCTGCCGCCTTGGACGCCATTGCCGATGCAGAGGGCACAATTTCAGAGCTTGGCAGGATTGGCGGGGTAAGTGAGGCGGTGATTCGCGGGCTGATAAAATCAGGATGTTTTGATGCAGAGCAAGTATCGATTGATCGGCCATTTGATCTGCCAAATCCGCAATTTGCGCAGCCAAAGCTGAATGAATATCAGGCGGAGGCCGCCTATAAAATGGTGGAACAAGTAAAGGCACAGAAATTTGCCTGTCAAATGCTTGACGGGGTAACGGGATCGGGCAAAACCGAAACATATTTTGAGGCAGTGGCCGAGGCATTTTTACAGGGCAAACAGGTGTTAATATTGCTGCCTGAAATCGCCTTGACTGAGCCTTTTTTAGACCGTTTTGAGGCACGATTTGGCGTGCGTCCGGCAAGTTGGCATTCGGGCATGAAATCAACCCAGCGCCGCCGCACTTGGCATGCAATTGCAAATGGCAGTGCCATGGCATTGGTCGGTGCACGGTCCGCTTTATTCATGCCATTTACCAATTTGGGCTTAATAATAGTGGATGAGGCGCATGAGGCCAGTTTTAAGCAAGAAGATGGGGTAAGATATCAGGCACGTGATACCGCCATCATGCGCGCGATGAAGGAAAATGTGCCGATTATTTTGGCATCCGCCACCCATGCAATTGAAACCAGATATATGGCGCAGCTTGGCAAATATGAAACATTAACTCTGCCTTCCCGCTTTGGTCCTGCAAAAATGCCGTCAATAAAATCGGTTGATTTGACAAGCGAACCACCAGAGCGCGGCAGATGGATTGCCCCGACATTATTAAAGGAAATTGAACAAAGATTGGATATGGGCGAACAAAGCCTATTATTCCTAAATCGGCGGGGTTATGCGCCGCTTACCCTATGCCGCACATGTGGCACACGGATTGAATGCCCCAATTGCAGCAGTTGGATGGTCGAGCATCGCTTTACCCACCGGCTTGCCTGTCACCATTGCGGCCATGCCATGCCCATTCCGAAAAACTGCCCCGAATGTGACGAGCAAGATAGCCTTGTCGCCTGTGGCCCTGGGGTGGAACGTATCGCCGATGAGGTGCGCGATTTATTTCCCGATGCACGCACCATTGTGGCGACATCTGACACATTATATTCACAGGACCGTGCCGCCGAATTTGTCCGTCGGGTGGAGGCGCATGAAGTGGATATCATCATCGGTACACAATTGGTGACCAAGGGATATCATTTCCCCGATTTAACCCTTGTGGGAATTATCGATGCTGATTTGGGATTGGCGGGCGGTGATTTACGCGCCGCCGAACGCACATTTCAACAAATTTCACAGGCCGCCGGACGCGCAGGGCGCGGGGCAAAGCATGGCGAAGTTTATTTACAAAGCCATAATCCATCCAATCCAGTATTACAGGCGATTGTCGCGGGTGATAGAGAGGGTTTTTACGAACAAGAAACCTTGTCGCGCAAATCGGCTGGTGCGCCGCCATTTGGCCGGCTTGCCGCGATTATCATTTCTTCAGAAGATGAGGCAGAGGCGATTAGCATATCGCGCGCAATTGGTGCAGCCGCCCCTAAAATAGATGATTTGCACATTTATGGCCCTGCCCCTGCGCCGCTTTCCATGCTGCGCGGGCGATATCGGCAAAGATTATTGGTACAGGCAAATCGGCAGATTGAGCTGCAAAATATCCTTCGTTCATGGATATATGCGTTGGAATGGCCGCGCTCTGTTCGGGTAAATATTGATATTGATCCCTATAATTTCATGTAA
- a CDS encoding S1C family serine protease — MAKLIQIICLYTALFFHIGAAQAESQDISAASRSVVRVVLVANDNGRVSYVGHGSGVAISPNLVITNAHVVEALQYDPNIVMGVVPSEGKQSYAATVIAIDPSKDLALVKISQGRLTAATIYSGPLTDGSDVFAIGYPGTVDNAQGLDFNDLIRPQAAVKTRGSYSQGRSAKMFETILHTAPIGGGNSGGPLVDNCGRVIGINSFSSVSNGNDAEFFFAISMRELTNFLRKAKITLPTVNSMCRSVSELTAAEKEREAAEQAKMIAAEQAKMEAAGTAKSQMRRKAELDILSERENIMALSGLLILIALAGFGGSYILFQKGKREHAIIAIGIGAILILAAIYFFMNRPGFNEIENRMAEMAKQDKQLIGADNQGDDTSKENDKAPKEGVKICILQPERSRLTVSNGADVSFDWKSGGCINGRTQYAANGSIWTRSFVPNQDSSLSVISFDASKNNYKIERYLLGMEAMDTARTARQRYDVKSCTNDAASLDKITQMNNAIKEVLPSEPNELLNFKCSDK, encoded by the coding sequence ATGGCCAAGTTGATCCAAATAATATGCCTATACACGGCATTATTTTTCCATATTGGCGCGGCACAGGCCGAAAGTCAGGATATCAGCGCGGCCAGCAGATCGGTCGTTCGTGTCGTGTTGGTTGCCAATGATAATGGGCGTGTATCCTATGTTGGCCATGGGTCGGGCGTTGCCATTTCTCCCAATTTGGTCATCACCAATGCCCATGTGGTGGAGGCTTTGCAATATGATCCCAATATTGTGATGGGTGTTGTCCCGTCTGAGGGCAAACAAAGCTATGCCGCCACTGTCATCGCAATTGACCCGTCAAAAGATTTGGCATTGGTAAAAATTTCCCAAGGGCGATTGACCGCTGCCACCATATATTCCGGCCCGTTAACCGACGGCAGCGATGTGTTCGCCATCGGCTATCCCGGCACAGTGGATAATGCACAGGGGCTGGACTTTAACGATTTAATCCGCCCACAGGCTGCGGTTAAAACAAGGGGCAGCTATTCCCAAGGGCGCTCTGCCAAAATGTTTGAAACCATATTGCACACCGCCCCCATTGGCGGCGGCAATAGCGGCGGGCCATTGGTGGATAATTGCGGGCGTGTTATCGGCATTAACAGCTTTAGTTCGGTTTCAAATGGCAATGACGCGGAGTTTTTCTTTGCCATTTCAATGCGCGAGCTGACCAATTTCCTGCGCAAGGCAAAAATTACCCTGCCAACTGTAAACAGCATGTGCCGTTCAGTATCAGAGCTAACCGCCGCAGAAAAAGAGCGTGAGGCCGCCGAACAGGCAAAAATGATTGCCGCAGAACAGGCAAAAATGGAGGCAGCAGGCACCGCAAAGTCACAAATGCGCCGCAAGGCCGAATTGGATATTTTAAGCGAGCGTGAAAATATTATGGCCCTGTCCGGCCTGTTAATCCTTATCGCATTAGCCGGATTTGGTGGTTCATATATTTTATTCCAAAAGGGGAAACGCGAACATGCGATTATTGCCATTGGCATTGGCGCAATTTTAATTTTGGCGGCGATTTATTTCTTTATGAACCGCCCAGGATTTAATGAAATTGAAAACCGCATGGCCGAAATGGCCAAACAGGATAAGCAGTTAATTGGCGCTGATAATCAAGGCGATGACACCAGCAAAGAAAATGATAAAGCCCCAAAAGAGGGCGTAAAAATATGTATCTTGCAACCCGAACGATCCCGTTTAACCGTTTCCAATGGCGCAGATGTTAGCTTTGATTGGAAATCAGGTGGATGTATAAATGGCCGCACCCAATATGCAGCAAATGGCAGCATTTGGACCCGCAGCTTTGTTCCAAATCAAGATAGCAGCCTGTCGGTCATCAGTTTTGATGCGTCAAAAAATAATTATAAAATTGAACGCTATCTGCTTGGCATGGAGGCAATGGACACGGCCCGCACCGCGCGGCAACGATATGATGTAAAATCATGCACCAATGATGCGGCCTCTTTGGATAAAATCACGCAAATGAACAATGCGATAAAAGAGGTGTTGCCCAGCGAACCAAATGAATTATTAAATTTCAAATGCAGCGATAAATAA
- a CDS encoding bifunctional transcriptional activator/DNA repair enzyme AdaA, giving the protein MTDKIKIDDAMAWNAMLKRDRAFDGKFVTGVMSTGIYCRPSCAARHPARKNVTFFVNGQAAQKFGLRACKRCLPDDVARDEAAIIKALKYIDAENNIRLEDIAQKVGYAPHHFQRLFKKFMGVSPAAYARALKSGRAMEHLQNAQKISEAIYDAGYESASRFYDAMKGRLGMAPNIWKNGGEGTEIYWANVQTSLGNMLVAASAKGVCRLSFNEGEEELRAYFPKAMLSNGGDAFHSLLQNVIKKVEQPKINIDIPLDVKGTAFQEAVWQELQKIPLGETRSYAEIAAAIGRPNAVRATGSANGANNVAVLIPCHRVVRSDGSLGGYAYGLQIKQKLLDKESDNLLL; this is encoded by the coding sequence ATGACGGATAAAATTAAAATTGATGATGCAATGGCATGGAACGCCATGTTGAAAAGAGACCGCGCCTTTGACGGGAAATTTGTGACTGGGGTGATGAGCACGGGCATATATTGCCGACCATCCTGCGCGGCGCGGCATCCCGCGCGCAAAAATGTGACATTTTTTGTCAATGGTCAGGCGGCACAAAAATTTGGCCTTCGCGCATGTAAAAGATGCCTGCCCGATGATGTGGCAAGAGATGAGGCGGCGATAATTAAGGCATTAAAATATATTGATGCCGAAAATAATATCAGATTAGAGGATATTGCCCAAAAAGTCGGCTATGCCCCACATCATTTCCAACGTTTATTTAAAAAATTTATGGGGGTTAGCCCCGCCGCCTATGCCCGCGCTCTAAAATCTGGGCGGGCGATGGAGCATTTGCAAAATGCACAAAAGATAAGCGAAGCAATTTATGATGCAGGATATGAAAGCGCGAGCAGATTTTATGATGCAATGAAGGGGAGATTGGGCATGGCGCCAAATATTTGGAAAAATGGCGGCGAGGGAACTGAAATTTATTGGGCCAATGTTCAAACCAGTTTGGGCAATATGTTGGTCGCGGCCAGTGCAAAAGGCGTTTGCAGGCTTTCCTTTAATGAAGGGGAGGAGGAGCTGCGGGCTTATTTTCCCAAGGCCATGCTGTCCAATGGCGGCGATGCGTTTCATTCATTATTACAAAATGTGATTAAAAAGGTGGAGCAGCCCAAAATAAATATCGACATTCCTTTGGATGTAAAAGGAACTGCATTTCAAGAGGCAGTGTGGCAGGAGCTGCAAAAAATCCCCTTGGGTGAAACGCGCAGCTATGCCGAAATTGCCGCCGCCATTGGCCGTCCCAATGCGGTAAGGGCGACTGGATCGGCCAATGGGGCAAATAATGTCGCGGTGTTAATCCCGTGCCACCGCGTTGTGCGCAGCGACGGCAGCTTGGGCGGTTATGCCTATGGATTACAGATTAAACAAAAATTATTGGACAAGGAATCTGATAATTTATTGCTGTAA
- a CDS encoding F0F1 ATP synthase subunit delta — translation MEHSGGISASLAGRYATALFELAGDSKTVASIEKDLTALKAAVSESMSLKILMTDPKITRESAQKAVSALAVKMKLHRLTQNTLGVLAQNRRLASLTDMANAFSILAARQRGEISAEVISAHPLTKGQLTKIASELKTKIGSDVAIDAKIDSSLLGGLVIKIGSQMIDTSIKSRLNTLATAMKG, via the coding sequence GTGGAACATTCCGGTGGAATTTCGGCCAGTTTAGCAGGGCGTTACGCTACTGCATTGTTTGAATTGGCAGGCGATTCAAAAACGGTGGCCAGCATTGAAAAAGACCTGACTGCATTAAAAGCAGCAGTAAGCGAATCTATGTCGCTTAAAATTTTAATGACTGACCCAAAAATTACGCGCGAATCTGCTCAAAAGGCTGTTTCGGCGTTGGCAGTAAAAATGAAGCTACATCGCCTTACCCAAAATACCTTAGGTGTTTTGGCACAAAATCGCCGTTTGGCGAGTTTGACCGATATGGCCAATGCATTTTCAATACTGGCTGCGCGTCAACGCGGAGAAATTAGCGCAGAGGTGATTTCGGCTCATCCCTTAACAAAGGGTCAGTTAACGAAAATTGCTTCTGAACTGAAAACAAAAATTGGTAGCGATGTCGCCATCGACGCCAAAATCGACTCGTCATTATTGGGCGGCTTGGTCATTAAGATCGGCAGCCAAATGATTGACACCAGCATCAAATCACGTCTCAACACCCTCGCAACTGCGATGAAAGGCTGA
- the atpA gene encoding F0F1 ATP synthase subunit alpha: MDIKAAEISKIIKDQIANFGDEAQVSEIGTVLSVGDGIARVHGLDNVQAGEMVTFANGIQGMALNLEADNVGVVIFGSDSEIREGDTVKRTGTIVDVPIGPELLGRVVDGLGNPIDGKGPINAKQRSRVEVKAPGIIPRKSVHEPVQTGLKAIDALVPVGRGQRELIIGDRQTGKTAVAIDTFINQKNVNAGDDEGKKLYCIYVAVGQKRSTVAQIVRQLEENGAMEYSIVIAATASEPAPLQYLAPYTGVTMGEYFRDNGKHAVIVYDDLSKQAVAYRQMSLLLRRPPGREAYPGDVFYLHSRLLERAAKMNEDNGSGSLTALPIIETQAGDVSAYIPTNVISITDGQIFLETNLFYQGIRPAINVGLSVSRVGSSAQTKAMKKVSGSIKLELAQYREMEAFAQFGSDLDASTQKLLNRGARLTQLLKQAQFSPLPFEEQTVSIFAGTNGYLDNVAVTDVTRYEEAMLGHMRSKHADVLTLIRDSKDLGDDAKTKLVAALDAFGKNFA; the protein is encoded by the coding sequence ATGGACATTAAAGCCGCAGAAATCTCTAAGATTATTAAAGACCAAATTGCCAATTTCGGTGATGAAGCTCAAGTGAGCGAAATCGGAACCGTATTGTCGGTGGGCGATGGTATTGCCCGCGTTCACGGACTTGACAATGTTCAGGCCGGTGAAATGGTTACCTTTGCCAATGGCATTCAGGGCATGGCATTGAACTTGGAAGCCGACAATGTTGGTGTCGTTATTTTCGGTTCGGACAGCGAAATTCGCGAAGGCGATACCGTAAAGCGTACCGGCACCATTGTGGATGTTCCCATTGGTCCTGAACTTCTTGGCCGCGTTGTTGACGGCCTTGGCAATCCAATTGACGGCAAAGGCCCAATTAACGCAAAGCAACGTTCACGCGTTGAGGTAAAAGCCCCCGGCATTATCCCGCGTAAATCGGTACATGAACCTGTTCAAACTGGTTTAAAGGCGATTGACGCTCTTGTTCCTGTTGGTCGCGGCCAACGTGAGCTTATCATTGGTGACCGTCAAACCGGTAAAACTGCTGTTGCAATTGACACCTTCATTAACCAAAAAAATGTTAATGCTGGTGATGATGAAGGCAAAAAGCTTTATTGCATTTATGTTGCGGTTGGCCAAAAACGTTCAACCGTTGCGCAAATTGTTCGCCAATTAGAAGAAAATGGCGCGATGGAATATAGCATCGTTATTGCTGCAACCGCTTCTGAACCCGCTCCATTGCAATATTTGGCGCCCTATACCGGCGTGACCATGGGCGAATATTTCCGCGACAATGGCAAACATGCCGTGATTGTTTATGACGATTTGTCAAAACAAGCTGTGGCCTATCGTCAAATGTCTCTTTTGCTTCGTCGTCCTCCTGGCCGTGAGGCATATCCTGGTGACGTTTTCTATCTTCACTCTCGCTTGCTTGAGCGCGCAGCGAAGATGAACGAAGATAATGGCAGTGGTTCATTAACCGCATTGCCAATTATTGAAACACAGGCTGGCGATGTTTCCGCCTATATTCCAACCAATGTGATTTCGATTACCGATGGTCAGATTTTCTTGGAAACCAATCTTTTCTATCAAGGTATCCGTCCTGCGATTAACGTGGGCCTATCGGTTAGCCGCGTGGGTTCATCTGCACAAACAAAGGCAATGAAAAAGGTTTCTGGTTCGATTAAATTGGAATTGGCCCAATATCGTGAGATGGAGGCATTTGCCCAATTTGGTTCAGACCTTGACGCATCAACACAAAAATTGTTGAACCGCGGTGCGCGTTTGACCCAATTGTTGAAGCAAGCGCAATTTAGCCCGCTTCCATTTGAGGAACAAACTGTATCAATTTTTGCTGGTACCAACGGATATTTGGATAATGTGGCCGTCACTGACGTAACCCGTTATGAAGAGGCAATGTTAGGACATATGCGTAGCAAACATGCAGATGTGTTGACTTTAATCCGCGACAGTAAAGATCTTGGCGACGATGCGAAAACCAAATTGGTTGCCGCACTTGACGCCTTTGGCAAGAATTTCGCATAA
- a CDS encoding F0F1 ATP synthase subunit gamma, producing the protein MASLKELKGRIASVKSTQKITKAKQMVAAAKLRRAQAAAEAARPYGERMAAVVGSLASKVQAGPTAPKLLTGTGGNQVHLLVVLSSDKGLCGAFNTNIAKEARLFARKLENEGKTVKFYFAGRKARGSLLREFASKEAGYYDTTSVRQAGFTEAQAIAGEIVEKLEAGEFDVAHLFFAKFRSALVQQPTRLQMIPVSLESEEDAAISSDATVEYEPNEEAILADLLPRNLTTQIFNALLENMASEQGASMTAMDNATRNAGELINKLTVQYNRSRQAAITTELVEIISGAEAL; encoded by the coding sequence ATGGCGTCACTTAAGGAATTAAAAGGCAGGATCGCCTCGGTCAAATCGACCCAGAAGATTACCAAGGCCAAGCAAATGGTTGCAGCGGCAAAGCTGCGCCGTGCGCAGGCTGCTGCCGAAGCTGCTCGCCCCTATGGTGAGCGGATGGCCGCTGTGGTCGGTTCACTTGCATCAAAGGTGCAGGCCGGACCAACCGCGCCAAAATTATTGACCGGAACCGGCGGCAATCAGGTGCATTTGTTGGTGGTTTTATCCTCTGACAAGGGGCTGTGCGGCGCATTTAACACCAACATTGCCAAAGAAGCGCGTTTATTTGCGCGAAAATTGGAAAATGAAGGCAAAACAGTAAAATTTTACTTTGCAGGCCGTAAGGCGCGCGGATCATTGTTACGGGAATTTGCCTCCAAAGAAGCTGGCTATTATGACACAACTTCGGTCCGTCAAGCTGGCTTTACAGAGGCTCAGGCTATTGCCGGTGAAATTGTAGAAAAATTAGAAGCAGGCGAATTTGATGTCGCGCATCTATTTTTCGCAAAATTCCGTTCTGCATTGGTGCAACAACCCACCAGATTGCAAATGATCCCCGTTTCTTTGGAATCAGAGGAAGATGCCGCAATAAGCAGCGACGCAACGGTTGAATATGAACCCAATGAAGAAGCCATTTTGGCCGATTTATTGCCCCGCAATTTGACTACACAAATTTTCAATGCCCTATTGGAAAATATGGCGTCGGAACAAGGCGCGTCGATGACCGCAATGGACAATGCGACCCGCAATGCTGGTGAGTTGATTAACAAATTGACCGTACAATATAACCGCAGCCGTCAGGCCGCAATTACCACCGAACTCGTTGAAATTATCTCTGGCGCAGAAGCGCTGTAA
- the atpD gene encoding F0F1 ATP synthase subunit beta, whose translation MATAPKKTAEKAPAKKAAPKKAAPAKKAAATAAGSIVQVIGAVVDVQFTGTLPAILEALETDNNGNRLVLEVAQHLGENTVRTIAMDATEGLTRGQAVTASGAQISVPVGPKTLGRIMNVIGDPIDERGPIGSTMTAPIHAEAPLFTDQSTESEILVTGIKVIDLLAPYAKGGKIGLFGGAGVGKTVLIQELINNIAKGHGGVSVFAGVGERTREGNDLYHEFLDAGVIAKDADGNPTPEGSKVALVFGQMNEPPGARARVALSGLTQAEYFRDQEGQDVLFFVDNIFRFTQAGSEVSALLGRIPSAVGYQPTLSTDMGQLQERITSTNKGSITSVQAIYVPADDLTDPAPAASFAHLDATTTLNRAISELGIYPAVDPLDSTSRVLTAAVVGEEHYSTARRVQETLQKYKSLQDIIAILGMDELSEEDKLTVARARKIQKFLSQPFHVAEVFTGISGKFVALEDTVKSFKAVVDGEYDHLPESAFYMVGGIDEAVEKGKKLAAEAA comes from the coding sequence ATGGCAACCGCCCCTAAGAAAACCGCCGAGAAGGCACCTGCGAAGAAAGCAGCTCCTAAAAAAGCTGCCCCCGCAAAAAAAGCTGCGGCGACTGCTGCTGGCAGCATCGTTCAGGTCATCGGCGCTGTGGTGGACGTTCAGTTCACCGGCACCCTGCCCGCAATTTTAGAAGCGCTGGAAACCGACAATAATGGCAACCGCCTTGTTTTGGAAGTTGCCCAGCATTTGGGTGAAAACACCGTTCGTACCATCGCCATGGACGCCACCGAGGGTTTGACCCGTGGTCAAGCAGTTACCGCATCAGGCGCGCAGATTTCTGTGCCCGTTGGCCCAAAAACACTTGGCCGTATTATGAACGTTATTGGCGATCCAATTGACGAACGCGGCCCCATTGGTTCAACCATGACCGCACCAATTCATGCCGAGGCACCTTTATTCACCGACCAATCAACCGAAAGCGAAATTTTGGTTACCGGTATTAAGGTTATCGACCTTCTTGCCCCCTATGCAAAGGGCGGTAAAATTGGTTTGTTCGGCGGCGCCGGCGTGGGCAAAACCGTTCTTATTCAAGAATTGATTAACAATATTGCGAAGGGCCATGGCGGCGTTTCCGTATTTGCCGGCGTGGGTGAACGTACCCGTGAAGGAAATGACCTTTATCATGAATTTTTGGACGCGGGCGTTATTGCAAAGGATGCCGATGGCAACCCAACCCCCGAAGGTTCAAAAGTGGCCTTGGTATTTGGTCAAATGAATGAACCTCCTGGTGCGCGTGCGCGTGTTGCCTTGTCAGGTTTGACCCAGGCGGAATATTTCCGTGACCAAGAAGGCCAAGATGTTCTGTTCTTCGTTGATAATATCTTCCGCTTTACACAGGCCGGTTCAGAGGTGTCTGCGCTTCTTGGCCGTATTCCATCAGCTGTGGGTTATCAGCCAACATTGTCAACCGACATGGGCCAATTGCAAGAACGTATTACTTCAACCAACAAAGGTTCAATTACCTCTGTTCAGGCGATTTATGTTCCCGCAGATGACTTGACCGACCCTGCGCCTGCGGCATCATTTGCTCACTTGGATGCGACAACAACATTGAACCGCGCCATTTCAGAGCTTGGCATTTATCCTGCGGTTGATCCGCTTGATTCAACCAGCCGCGTTTTGACCGCTGCAGTTGTGGGTGAAGAGCATTATTCAACTGCACGCCGTGTTCAAGAAACCCTGCAAAAATATAAATCTTTGCAAGATATTATTGCGATTTTGGGTATGGACGAATTATCTGAAGAAGATAAATTGACCGTTGCCCGCGCACGTAAAATTCAAAAATTCTTGTCGCAACCTTTCCATGTTGCCGAAGTATTTACCGGTATTTCAGGTAAATTTGTTGCTTTGGAAGATACCGTAAAATCATTTAAAGCAGTTGTGGATGGCGAATATGATCATCTTCCTGAATCTGCTTTCTACATGGTTGGCGGCATTGACGAAGCAGTTGAAAAAGGCAAAAAATTGGCAGCTGAAGCCGCTTAA